The Aequorivita sublithincola DSM 14238 genome window below encodes:
- a CDS encoding PepSY-like domain-containing protein — protein sequence MKTVTFLVAVLLGTASLFAQDMAESQVPSVVLNTFKKDFPKASDVEWERHGEQYNVEFEIGWFNDYEAWFDQSGKMIKYSEEISESDIPQAIKETIKTQFVDYSIDDAKKFTENKTESFWVEIEKGNDERHLHFSADGQLIQNK from the coding sequence ATGAAAACAGTAACATTTTTAGTGGCAGTACTTTTGGGAACTGCCTCACTTTTCGCACAGGATATGGCAGAAAGCCAAGTTCCATCAGTTGTACTAAACACTTTTAAAAAGGACTTTCCAAAAGCTAGCGATGTGGAATGGGAACGCCATGGCGAACAGTATAACGTAGAATTTGAAATTGGTTGGTTTAACGATTACGAAGCTTGGTTTGATCAATCCGGAAAGATGATTAAATATTCCGAAGAAATTTCTGAAAGTGATATTCCACAGGCTATAAAAGAAACAATTAAAACACAGTTTGTCGATTATTCCATTGACGATGCCAAAAAATTTACCGAAAATAAAACGGAAAGCTTTTGGGTTGAAATTGAAAAAGGAAATGATGAAAGACATCTTCACTTTTCTGCAGACGGACAGTTAATCCAAAACAAATAA